GTCGACCGCGAAGCCGAGTTGCTCGGCGTAGAACTGCTTGGCCCGATCCACATCGGAGACCGGGACGGTGACGACTTCGAGAGTCCAGTTCATCGGCTCAGGCTAGCCGCCAGCGGTCGACCTCGCCGTCCATCCTGGCCACCGCGCCGAGCCGGGCGAGGTGCGCCAGGTGGGCGTAGGTCTCGCCGACCGCGGACCGCCGGATCATGCCCTGCACCTGCGGCCAGGGGCGCGACCAGGTGAGTTGAGCGGCCAGCTCCCAGGTGGTCGACTCCGGCGCGGCGGCCAGCAGGGTGGTCACCTCGGCCAACCGGGCGGCGTGGTGCTCGTGCAACGCGGTCACCCGATCGGGTAGCCCGGCGAACCGGTATTCGTGCGCCGGCAGCACCTCGTCGACCGGCAGCGAACCGGTGCGGGTCAGCGACTCCAGGAAATCGCCAAGGGGATCCGTGCTCTGTCCGGGGTGGAGGGTGATGTTGGGGCTGATCCGGGGCAGCACGTGATCGCCGGCGAGCAGCAGTCGCTGCCCCTCGTCGAGAAAGCACAGATGCCCGGCGGTGTGTCCCGGCGTCCACACAGCACGGACCGAGCCGGGGCCCAGCGGGAGGTCGCCGTCGTCGATCAGCCGGTCGGGCTCTGCCAGGGCGCGCATGCCACGGGAGTCGGCGACCATCACGACCGTCTCGGTCACGTCGTCGGCGCTACCGCCGCGGGCGCGTACCCACGTGCTGAGGCCCTCGACCCAGGCGCGCCGGTCACCGCCGCCGCGGCCCTTGACCGCCGCGGCGTCGAGCGGGTGCATGCCGACCCACGCACCGGACGCCTCGCGCACCGTGCCAGCCAGGCCGAGATGGTCGGCGTGCCAGTGGGTGATCAGCACCGCCCGCACGTCGGTGATCGCGTATCCACACTCACCCAGGCCGTCGACCAGCGCGGTCCAGGCGTCGTCGGTGGGCCAGCCGGCGTCGACCAGCGCCACCCCATCGGGCAGCGCCAGCGCGTAGACCAGCACGTAGCGCAGCGGGCTGCCGGCCATCGGCACCGGGATCGACCAGAGGCCCGGTCGCACCTGCTCCACCGGCGGCAGCACTTTCTGCTGCCACGCGGCCCGTTGGGCGGTGCCGGTGACCTCGACCATGCACCGATCAGACCGCGTGCGGACGGTTAGGACAATCGCCGGTGACCAATTTCATTCGGTACGTCGCCCGTCGAGCAACGGTCGCGCCGGGTCCCAGACGCCGCCGCCGCGGCGGAACGCGATCGCCGACAGTGCCTCCAGCACGACCCGGTTGGCCAGGAACGCGGTCACCTCGGCCTGGTCGTAGGGCGGCGACACCTCGACCACGTCGACGCCGACGACCGGCAGTTCCAGGCAGACCCGGCGGACCGCGTCGAGCAGTTCACGGGAGGTCAGACCGCCGGGCTCGGGCGTGCCGGTGCCCGGCGCCATGCCCGGGTCGACCACGTCGATGTCGACCGACAGGAAGACACCGTCACACCCGTCGACCGCGATCGCGAACGCCTCGGTCAGGCAGACGTCCAGGCCGCGGGCGACGACCTCGCTCATCTCGTACGCCCGCATGCCCTGCGTCGCCATCCAGTCGAGCGTCTGCGGACCTGGCCAGTAACCGCGCAGCCCGATCTGGAGGAACCGATCGCCGCGCGCCGCGCCCGACTCGATCAGCCGGCGCATCGGCTGGCCGTGGCCGAGCAGCGAGCCGAACTCGCTGTTGCCGGTGTCGGCGTGTGCGTCGAAGTGCACCACCGAGACCCGGCCGAAGCCCTTCACGCGGGCGACGCCGGTGACGTCGGGCAGCGTGATCGTGTGGTCGCCGCCGAGCACGACGGGGATCGCACCGGCGCCGGCGATGGTCGCCACGGCCGCCTCGATCACCCGGACGCTCTTCTCGATGTCGCCCGAGAAGCACTCGACGTCGCCGGCGTCGTACACCCTGATGTCCTTGAGCCCATCGGTCCGCAACGCGAGTGCCGGTCGCGAGCCGTCGTGCGGCAGATAGCAGGCCTTGCGCATCGCTGACGGGCCGAACCGGGTGCCCGGCCGGTGCGAGGTGCCGCCGTCGAACGGCGCGCCCAGGATCACCACGTCGGCATCGGCCCAGGTCGCACGATCATCAAGATCACACGGGGGTACGCCGAGGAAGGTGATGTCGGGCCCATACATCGCGCCGTAGCGACTCATGGATAGCCACGCTAGCGGGTCCGGCGGTGCGGATGGGCCACAAGATCGCGGTGGTACGAACGGGTTCCGCCGTTCCCCTTTACAGCGCGGTGTGAGCGCCGTCACCATCGGTGCAGAGGTCGTATGAGACCAGGAGGTGTGCGGTGGGCGGCACACAACCGATAGTGACCGATGCGGTTTCGCTCCAGGTGGCTCGGCGGCACCGGGCGGCGTTGCTGCGTGACATCCAGATGTTCGAGCAGGCGATCGCGTCGCCGATCGGCGAGCCGGGCTGGCGCGAGCGGGTGAGCACCCGCCTGCACACGCTGCGGGCGGCGTTCGCGGAGCACATCGTGGTGACCGAGGGCGACGACGGGCTCTACGCCGAACTGCTCGAGCACGCGCCGCGGCTGACCCACCGGGTCAAGCTGCTGATCCGCGAGCACGCCGCGATCGCCGTCGCGATGTCGTCGCTGCAGCGGCGGGCCGACCTGGCCGGATCCCGGTCGGGCGACCTGCGCGCGTGCGGCGGGGAGGTGTTGCGGGCGTTGTCCCGCCACCGACAACGCGGGGCCGATCTGGTCTACGACGCGTACGAGACCGACATTGGTGGAGAAACCTGACCTGATCGGGTGATCTCCGGAACCCGTCGGCCCGCGTAACCGTCTGACCACCATGAGTCTTCTGCGGGCGGGTCGTCTCGCCGCCGTTGTCGGTGCTGTTGTCGTCGTGGCGCTGTCGGCGTGCGCCTCGCCCGGCGGGGCCGGCGACGGCGGCGGGCTCGAGCCGCCCGAAACCGACCACCAGGCGGTCGAGCAGTGGGCGACCGAGGTGGCCAACGCCTGGTCTCCGACCGGCGACGCGTGGCAGCGGGGGTACGTGCCGTTGCAGCAACCGACCGCCGTCGACGGCACGCTGGTCGAGGAGGAGAAGCGGGCGCTCGCGGCCGGGTGGTGGGAGTCGACGGCCACGCTGCCGACCACCCGCCCGGCGGCGGGCACCGTGCTCTTCCGCGACGGCACGCTGAAGCTTCCGTTGCTGAGCGCCGCGGAGGCGTACCAAAAAATGGATCAAGGTGATCCGCCGCCCTGCACCGAGCCGAGCGTGCCGCCGGTGCCCGACCCGTCCGGCGGCCCCGACAGTTCGGTGTCCAGCGCGGCCGGCGGCGACTGCGTCGGCCTGACCACGTCGGCGGCGTCGCTGACCACCATGGAGTTGCGCACCAGCCGCGGCGTGGCGACCGTGCCGGCCTGGCGGTTCGAGATCTCCGGCAACCGCGCGGTGCTCCTGGCCGCCGTGGCCGACCCGGCACCGGTCCCATCACCGGCGGCCACCCCGGCCAACCGCGCCGTGCCACCC
This genomic interval from Asanoa ferruginea contains the following:
- a CDS encoding MBL fold metallo-hydrolase → MVEVTGTAQRAAWQQKVLPPVEQVRPGLWSIPVPMAGSPLRYVLVYALALPDGVALVDAGWPTDDAWTALVDGLGECGYAITDVRAVLITHWHADHLGLAGTVREASGAWVGMHPLDAAAVKGRGGGDRRAWVEGLSTWVRARGGSADDVTETVVMVADSRGMRALAEPDRLIDDGDLPLGPGSVRAVWTPGHTAGHLCFLDEGQRLLLAGDHVLPRISPNITLHPGQSTDPLGDFLESLTRTGSLPVDEVLPAHEYRFAGLPDRVTALHEHHAARLAEVTTLLAAAPESTTWELAAQLTWSRPWPQVQGMIRRSAVGETYAHLAHLARLGAVARMDGEVDRWRLA
- the speB gene encoding agmatinase; translated protein: MSRYGAMYGPDITFLGVPPCDLDDRATWADADVVILGAPFDGGTSHRPGTRFGPSAMRKACYLPHDGSRPALALRTDGLKDIRVYDAGDVECFSGDIEKSVRVIEAAVATIAGAGAIPVVLGGDHTITLPDVTGVARVKGFGRVSVVHFDAHADTGNSEFGSLLGHGQPMRRLIESGAARGDRFLQIGLRGYWPGPQTLDWMATQGMRAYEMSEVVARGLDVCLTEAFAIAVDGCDGVFLSVDIDVVDPGMAPGTGTPEPGGLTSRELLDAVRRVCLELPVVGVDVVEVSPPYDQAEVTAFLANRVVLEALSAIAFRRGGGVWDPARPLLDGRRTE